The Coregonus clupeaformis isolate EN_2021a chromosome 20, ASM2061545v1, whole genome shotgun sequence genome contains a region encoding:
- the rgl1 gene encoding ral guanine nucleotide dissociation stimulator-like 1 isoform X1: protein MISHYPLATLLPWPHGPHGHCSDMEASLLDGKGGVALQRYQARSPESSPRHWSSVQDWGEEVEEGAIYNVTLKRVQIQQAANKGARWLGAEGDRLPPGHTVSQLETCKIRSIRAGTLERLVETLLTAFGDNDLTYTSIFLSTYRAFASTHTVLKLLLDKYGIAEDSEGQMERCRPSETKGAVRTALASILRVWLDQCPEDFQEPPSYPCLHRVMAYLQRALPGSEPIRRAQSLLEQLQAEASLDPDSEGFSGGFHGNSSFCLGEDEEVEIEVQEDFLSFDADLVAEQLTYMDALLFKKVVPHHCLGSIWSQRDKKQNKHSASTIRATITQFNAVAACVVSTILHRRQIRPHLRARVIQRWIDVAQECRMRKNFSSLHAIVSALQSNPLYRLKRAWSCVHKDSMSTFEELSDIFSDHNNYLTSRELLMREGTSKFANLEGCAKDHQKRTHKRLQLQKEMGAMQGTIPYLGTFLTDLTMLDTALPDLVEGGLINFEKRRREFEVIAQIKLLQSACNSYCLSADAAFLRWFKSQPQHSEEESYAMSCDIEGVGDSSPTSPKPRKSMVKRLSLLFLGVDSSAVSSPVRETPQSPPTGSSGESMDSVSVSSSDSSPSESEGLAMTPIHTSDTQQNKLSESSSCTSLHSMDTTSSSASVPVTPASPSLPGPPCMHRRSVSLTPMSPSSPLPPAYNTQAQDACIIRVSLEQGNGNLYKSILLTSQDKTPAVVSRAVAKHNLESEPGEGYELVQVISDERELVIPDNANVFYAMNTSANFDFLLRVRGTAGRPVQLRSRCASTLPRAQQRSSLSLRLSKVTL from the exons AGCTCAGTGCAGGACTGgggggaggaagtggaggagggagCAATATACAACGTGACACTGAAGAGGGTCCAGATCCAGCAGGCTGCCAACAAGGGAGCAAGATGGTTGGGG GCGGAGGGGGACCGGCTGCCCCCTGGCCACACAGTGAGCCAGCTGGAAACCTGTAAGATCCGGAGTATCCGGGCGGGAACGCTGGAGCGGCTGGTGGAGACCCTGCTGACGGCGTTCGGGGACAATGACCTCACCTACACCAGCATCTTCCTGTCCACGTACCGCGCCTTCGCCAGCACACACACCGTGCTTAAGCTGCTGTTAGATAA ATATGGAATTGCAGAGGATAGTGAAGGACAGATGGAACGATGTAGACCCTCTGAAACCAAAGGAGCCGTTCGAAC tgCCCTGGCCTCCATCCTGCGAGTCTGGCTGGACCAGTGTCCAGAGGACTTCCAGGAGCCTCCATCTTACCCCTGCCTCCACAGGGTCATGGCGTATTTACAGAGGGCCCTGCCTGGATCGGAGCCCATTCGTAGAGCCCAGAGTCTACTGGAGCAGCTGCAAGCCGAGGCCAGTCTGGATCCAGACTCCGAGG GTTTCTCTGGCGGTTTCCATGGCAACAGCTCCTTCTGCTTGGGTGAGGATGAGGAAGTGGAGATTGAGGTCCAGGAAGACTTCCTGTCATTTGATGCAGATTTGGTTGCTGAGCAGCTAACCTATATGGATGCG TTGTTGTTCAAGAAGGTTGTTCCTCATCACTGCCTGGGCTCCATCTGGTCCCAGAGGGATAAGAAGCAGAACAAGCACAGTGCTTCCACCATCCGTGCCACCATCACCCAGTTCAATGCTGTGGCAGCATGTGTGGTCAGTACCATACTGCACCGACGCCAGATCCGCCCACACCTCAGGGCACGGGTCATCCAGCGCTGGATAGACGTCGCTCAGGAGTGTCGCATGCGTAAGAACTTCTCCTCGTTGCACGCCATCGTATCTGCACTGCAGTCCAACCCACTCTACAGACTGAAGAGGGCCTGGTCCTGCGTGCACAA AGACAGCATGTCTACGTTCGAGGAACTATCAGACATCTTCTCAGATCACAACAACTACCTGACCAGCCGAGAGCTGCTGATGAGG GAGGGCACCTCTAAGTTTGCCAATCTGGAAGGCTGTGCTAAGGATCACCAGAAACGCACTCACAAACGACTCCAGCTGCAGAAGGAAATG GGTGCCATGCAGGGGACGATACCTTACCTGGGCACATTCCTGACAGACCTGACCATGCTAGATACTGCTCTGCCAGACCTAGTAGAG GGTGGGCTCATCAACTTTGAGAAGAGGCGAAGG gagTTTGAGGTGATAGCTCAGATCAAGCTGCTGCAGTCTGCATGTAACAGCTACTGTCTGAGTGCTGACGCTGCCTTCCTGCGCTGGTTCAAGAGCCAGCCCCAgcacagtgaggaggagag CTATGCCATGTCTTGTGACATTGAAGGAGTGGGAGACAGCAGTCCTACTTCACCCAAACCTCGCAAGAGCATGGTCAAGAGACTTAGCCT ACTGTTTCTGGGAGTAGACTCCTCGGCAGTGAGTTCCCCGGTGAGGGAAACACCTCAGTCGCCCCCTACTGGCAGCTCTGGGGAGAGCATGGACTCAGTAAGCGTGTCGTCCAGTGATTCCAGCCCTTCAGAAAGCGAGGGCCTGGCCATGACACCTATACACACCTCCGACACTCAGCAGAACAAG TTGTCCGAGTCTTCCTCCTGTACTTCTCTCCACTCCATGGACACCACCTCGTCCTCAGCCAGTGTTCCAGTGACCccggcctctccctctctccccgggCCACCCTGCATGCACCGTCGCTCTGTCTCCCTGACACCCatgtccccctcctcccccctgcccCCGGCCTACAACACCCAGGCCCAGGACGCCTGTATCATCAGAGTCAGCCTGGAGCAGGGCAACGGCAACCTCTACAAGAGCATCCTG TTGACGAGTCAGGATAAGACTCCAGCAGTGGTCTCTAGAGCTGTGGCCAAACACAACCTGGAGAGTGAGCCTGGGGAGGGATACGAGCTGGTGCAGGTCATCTCTGACGAGAGAG AGCTGGTGATTCCAGACAACGCCAACGTCTTTTACGCCATGAACACCTCAGCCAACTTTGACTTCCTGCTGCGTGTGCGAGGCACTGCGGGGAGGCCGGTCCAGCTGAGAAGTCGCTGCGCCTCCACACTCCCCCGCGCCCAGCAGCGCTCCAGCCTGTCTCTGCGCCTCAGCAAGGTCACACTGTGA
- the rgl1 gene encoding ral guanine nucleotide dissociation stimulator-like 1 isoform X2: MREALTMRFAWKAKMSSVQDWGEEVEEGAIYNVTLKRVQIQQAANKGARWLGAEGDRLPPGHTVSQLETCKIRSIRAGTLERLVETLLTAFGDNDLTYTSIFLSTYRAFASTHTVLKLLLDKYGIAEDSEGQMERCRPSETKGAVRTALASILRVWLDQCPEDFQEPPSYPCLHRVMAYLQRALPGSEPIRRAQSLLEQLQAEASLDPDSEGFSGGFHGNSSFCLGEDEEVEIEVQEDFLSFDADLVAEQLTYMDALLFKKVVPHHCLGSIWSQRDKKQNKHSASTIRATITQFNAVAACVVSTILHRRQIRPHLRARVIQRWIDVAQECRMRKNFSSLHAIVSALQSNPLYRLKRAWSCVHKDSMSTFEELSDIFSDHNNYLTSRELLMREGTSKFANLEGCAKDHQKRTHKRLQLQKEMGAMQGTIPYLGTFLTDLTMLDTALPDLVEGGLINFEKRRREFEVIAQIKLLQSACNSYCLSADAAFLRWFKSQPQHSEEESYAMSCDIEGVGDSSPTSPKPRKSMVKRLSLLFLGVDSSAVSSPVRETPQSPPTGSSGESMDSVSVSSSDSSPSESEGLAMTPIHTSDTQQNKLSESSSCTSLHSMDTTSSSASVPVTPASPSLPGPPCMHRRSVSLTPMSPSSPLPPAYNTQAQDACIIRVSLEQGNGNLYKSILLTSQDKTPAVVSRAVAKHNLESEPGEGYELVQVISDERELVIPDNANVFYAMNTSANFDFLLRVRGTAGRPVQLRSRCASTLPRAQQRSSLSLRLSKVTL; encoded by the exons ATGAGAGAAGCGCTGACCATGAGATTCGCCTGGAAAGCTaagatg AGCTCAGTGCAGGACTGgggggaggaagtggaggagggagCAATATACAACGTGACACTGAAGAGGGTCCAGATCCAGCAGGCTGCCAACAAGGGAGCAAGATGGTTGGGG GCGGAGGGGGACCGGCTGCCCCCTGGCCACACAGTGAGCCAGCTGGAAACCTGTAAGATCCGGAGTATCCGGGCGGGAACGCTGGAGCGGCTGGTGGAGACCCTGCTGACGGCGTTCGGGGACAATGACCTCACCTACACCAGCATCTTCCTGTCCACGTACCGCGCCTTCGCCAGCACACACACCGTGCTTAAGCTGCTGTTAGATAA ATATGGAATTGCAGAGGATAGTGAAGGACAGATGGAACGATGTAGACCCTCTGAAACCAAAGGAGCCGTTCGAAC tgCCCTGGCCTCCATCCTGCGAGTCTGGCTGGACCAGTGTCCAGAGGACTTCCAGGAGCCTCCATCTTACCCCTGCCTCCACAGGGTCATGGCGTATTTACAGAGGGCCCTGCCTGGATCGGAGCCCATTCGTAGAGCCCAGAGTCTACTGGAGCAGCTGCAAGCCGAGGCCAGTCTGGATCCAGACTCCGAGG GTTTCTCTGGCGGTTTCCATGGCAACAGCTCCTTCTGCTTGGGTGAGGATGAGGAAGTGGAGATTGAGGTCCAGGAAGACTTCCTGTCATTTGATGCAGATTTGGTTGCTGAGCAGCTAACCTATATGGATGCG TTGTTGTTCAAGAAGGTTGTTCCTCATCACTGCCTGGGCTCCATCTGGTCCCAGAGGGATAAGAAGCAGAACAAGCACAGTGCTTCCACCATCCGTGCCACCATCACCCAGTTCAATGCTGTGGCAGCATGTGTGGTCAGTACCATACTGCACCGACGCCAGATCCGCCCACACCTCAGGGCACGGGTCATCCAGCGCTGGATAGACGTCGCTCAGGAGTGTCGCATGCGTAAGAACTTCTCCTCGTTGCACGCCATCGTATCTGCACTGCAGTCCAACCCACTCTACAGACTGAAGAGGGCCTGGTCCTGCGTGCACAA AGACAGCATGTCTACGTTCGAGGAACTATCAGACATCTTCTCAGATCACAACAACTACCTGACCAGCCGAGAGCTGCTGATGAGG GAGGGCACCTCTAAGTTTGCCAATCTGGAAGGCTGTGCTAAGGATCACCAGAAACGCACTCACAAACGACTCCAGCTGCAGAAGGAAATG GGTGCCATGCAGGGGACGATACCTTACCTGGGCACATTCCTGACAGACCTGACCATGCTAGATACTGCTCTGCCAGACCTAGTAGAG GGTGGGCTCATCAACTTTGAGAAGAGGCGAAGG gagTTTGAGGTGATAGCTCAGATCAAGCTGCTGCAGTCTGCATGTAACAGCTACTGTCTGAGTGCTGACGCTGCCTTCCTGCGCTGGTTCAAGAGCCAGCCCCAgcacagtgaggaggagag CTATGCCATGTCTTGTGACATTGAAGGAGTGGGAGACAGCAGTCCTACTTCACCCAAACCTCGCAAGAGCATGGTCAAGAGACTTAGCCT ACTGTTTCTGGGAGTAGACTCCTCGGCAGTGAGTTCCCCGGTGAGGGAAACACCTCAGTCGCCCCCTACTGGCAGCTCTGGGGAGAGCATGGACTCAGTAAGCGTGTCGTCCAGTGATTCCAGCCCTTCAGAAAGCGAGGGCCTGGCCATGACACCTATACACACCTCCGACACTCAGCAGAACAAG TTGTCCGAGTCTTCCTCCTGTACTTCTCTCCACTCCATGGACACCACCTCGTCCTCAGCCAGTGTTCCAGTGACCccggcctctccctctctccccgggCCACCCTGCATGCACCGTCGCTCTGTCTCCCTGACACCCatgtccccctcctcccccctgcccCCGGCCTACAACACCCAGGCCCAGGACGCCTGTATCATCAGAGTCAGCCTGGAGCAGGGCAACGGCAACCTCTACAAGAGCATCCTG TTGACGAGTCAGGATAAGACTCCAGCAGTGGTCTCTAGAGCTGTGGCCAAACACAACCTGGAGAGTGAGCCTGGGGAGGGATACGAGCTGGTGCAGGTCATCTCTGACGAGAGAG AGCTGGTGATTCCAGACAACGCCAACGTCTTTTACGCCATGAACACCTCAGCCAACTTTGACTTCCTGCTGCGTGTGCGAGGCACTGCGGGGAGGCCGGTCCAGCTGAGAAGTCGCTGCGCCTCCACACTCCCCCGCGCCCAGCAGCGCTCCAGCCTGTCTCTGCGCCTCAGCAAGGTCACACTGTGA